One stretch of Penaeus chinensis breed Huanghai No. 1 chromosome 27, ASM1920278v2, whole genome shotgun sequence DNA includes these proteins:
- the LOC125039585 gene encoding tubulin beta chain-like isoform X1 — protein MREIVHVQTGQCGNQIGTKFWEIISDEHGLTAAGTLRENVPQDVRDLQLERINVYYSEGAPGKYVPRAILVDLEPGTMDSVKAGTLGELFKPSHFVFGQSGAGNNWAKGHYTEGAELVDSVLDVVRKEAENCDCLQGFQLTHSLGGGTGSGMGTLLVSKIREEFPDRIMNTFSVVPSPKVSDTVVEPYNATLSIHQLVENTDQTYCIDNEALYDICFRTLKLMNPTYGDLNHLVSLTMSGVTTCLRFPGQLNADLRKLAVNMVPFPRLHFFMPGFAPLTARGSQQYRALTVPELTQQMFDAKNMMAACDPRHGRYLTVAAVFRGKMSMKEVDEQMYNIQSKNSSYFVEWIPNNVKTAVCDIPPRGIKMASTFIGNSTAIQELFKRISEQFTAMYKRKAFLHWYTGEGMDEMEFTEAESNMNDLVSEYQQYQEASVDDEEDLGDYEEDAEQDTA, from the exons TTCTGGGAGATCATTAGTGACGAGCACGGGCTGACGGCGGCTGGGACCCTACGAGAAAATGTTCCTCAGGACGTCCGGGATCTGCAGCTCGAAAGGATCAATGTTTACTACAG CGAGGGCGCCCCGGGCAAATACGTCCCCCGAGCCATCCTGGTGGACCTCGAGCCCGGGACGATGGACTCGGTGAAGGCAGGCACTCTCGGGGAACTCTTCAAGCCCAGCCATTTCGTCTTCG GTCAGAGCGGCGCAGGCAACAACTGGGCCAAGGGACACTACACTGAGGGCGCCGAACTCGTGGACTCCGTGCTCGACGTGGTGAGGAAGGAGGCCGAGAACTGCGACTGCCTGCAAGGCTTCCAGCTGACACACTCCCTGGGCGGCGGCACAGGCTCCGGCATGGGCACGCTCCTCGTCTCCAAGATCCGCGAGGAGTTTCCCGACAGGATCATGAACACTTTCTCCGTCGTTCCTTCACCTAAG GTCTCCGACACCGTGGTTGAGCCGTACAACGCGACCCTCTCCATCCACCAGCTGGTCGAGAACACCGACCAGACCTACTGCATCGACAACGAGGCTCTCTACGACATCTGCTTCCGAACCCTCAAGCTCATGAACCCAACCTACGGAGATCTGAACCACCTGGTGTCGCTCACTATGTCGGGCGTGACCACCTGCCTGCGCTTCCCTGGCCAACTGAACGCCGACCTCAGGAAACTGGCCGTGAACATGGTACCGTTCCCTCGCTTGCACTTCTTCATGCCCGGCTTCGCTCCGCTCACCGCCCGCGGCTCGCAGCAGTACCGCGCCCTCACCGTGCCCGAGCTCACACAGCAGATGTTCGACGCCAAGAACATGATGGCCGCCTGCGACCCGCGCCACGGCCGCTACCTGACCGTGGCCGCCGTGTTCCGAGGCAAGATGTCCATGAAGGAGGTGGACGAGCAGATGTACAACATCCAGAGCAAGAACTCGTCATACTTCGTGGAATGGATCCCCAACAACGTGAAGACAGCCGTGTGCGACATCCCGCCGCGAGGCATCAAGATGGCGTCCACCTTCATCGGCAACTCGACCGCCATCCAGGAGCTGTTCAAGCGCATCTCGGAGCAGTTCACGGCTATGTACAAGCGCAAGGCTTTCCTCCATTGGTACACGGGCGAAGGCATGGACGAGATGGAGTTCACGGAGGCCGAGTCCAACATGAACGACCTGGTATCCGAGTACCAGCAGTACCAGGAGGCCTCCGTGGACGACGAGGAGGACCTCGGCGACTACGAGGAGGACGCCGAGCAGGACACCGCTTAA
- the LOC125039585 gene encoding tubulin beta chain-like isoform X2 produces the protein MDAVRSGPLGPLFKPEHIVFGQSGAGNNWAKGHYTEGAELVDSVLDVVRKEAENCDCLQGFQLTHSLGGGTGSGMGTLLVSKIREEFPDRIMNTFSVVPSPKVSDTVVEPYNATLSIHQLVENTDQTYCIDNEALYDICFRTLKLMNPTYGDLNHLVSLTMSGVTTCLRFPGQLNADLRKLAVNMVPFPRLHFFMPGFAPLTARGSQQYRALTVPELTQQMFDAKNMMAACDPRHGRYLTVAAVFRGKMSMKEVDEQMYNIQSKNSSYFVEWIPNNVKTAVCDIPPRGIKMASTFIGNSTAIQELFKRISEQFTAMYKRKAFLHWYTGEGMDEMEFTEAESNMNDLVSEYQQYQEASVDDEEDLGDYEEDAEQDTA, from the exons ATGGACGCTGTTCGCAGCGGGCCCCTCGGACCACTCTTTAAACCAGAACACATCGTCTTTG GTCAGAGCGGCGCAGGCAACAACTGGGCCAAGGGACACTACACTGAGGGCGCCGAACTCGTGGACTCCGTGCTCGACGTGGTGAGGAAGGAGGCCGAGAACTGCGACTGCCTGCAAGGCTTCCAGCTGACACACTCCCTGGGCGGCGGCACAGGCTCCGGCATGGGCACGCTCCTCGTCTCCAAGATCCGCGAGGAGTTTCCCGACAGGATCATGAACACTTTCTCCGTCGTTCCTTCACCTAAG GTCTCCGACACCGTGGTTGAGCCGTACAACGCGACCCTCTCCATCCACCAGCTGGTCGAGAACACCGACCAGACCTACTGCATCGACAACGAGGCTCTCTACGACATCTGCTTCCGAACCCTCAAGCTCATGAACCCAACCTACGGAGATCTGAACCACCTGGTGTCGCTCACTATGTCGGGCGTGACCACCTGCCTGCGCTTCCCTGGCCAACTGAACGCCGACCTCAGGAAACTGGCCGTGAACATGGTACCGTTCCCTCGCTTGCACTTCTTCATGCCCGGCTTCGCTCCGCTCACCGCCCGCGGCTCGCAGCAGTACCGCGCCCTCACCGTGCCCGAGCTCACACAGCAGATGTTCGACGCCAAGAACATGATGGCCGCCTGCGACCCGCGCCACGGCCGCTACCTGACCGTGGCCGCCGTGTTCCGAGGCAAGATGTCCATGAAGGAGGTGGACGAGCAGATGTACAACATCCAGAGCAAGAACTCGTCATACTTCGTGGAATGGATCCCCAACAACGTGAAGACAGCCGTGTGCGACATCCCGCCGCGAGGCATCAAGATGGCGTCCACCTTCATCGGCAACTCGACCGCCATCCAGGAGCTGTTCAAGCGCATCTCGGAGCAGTTCACGGCTATGTACAAGCGCAAGGCTTTCCTCCATTGGTACACGGGCGAAGGCATGGACGAGATGGAGTTCACGGAGGCCGAGTCCAACATGAACGACCTGGTATCCGAGTACCAGCAGTACCAGGAGGCCTCCGTGGACGACGAGGAGGACCTCGGCGACTACGAGGAGGACGCCGAGCAGGACACCGCTTAA